A genomic window from Pseudomonadales bacterium includes:
- a CDS encoding type IV secretory system conjugative DNA transfer family protein, producing MSWFIRRRSPLERLALGGRNQAETEALSAALPRGVTGRSERDQRLPQAQWADPEKLAQDARFQFTPEAPFLGVTGAQIASLDSTTVDPLYAAGGQAIGVRDDRHMVLCAGSRAGKGRSVLIPTLLTYRGSVLTLDPKGELANITAARRTTMGQDVCVLDPFGVTAARLRPLRTGFNPMAGLSINSESLVVDAGLIADALVTTGEGKDPHWDDSARNFIEGLVLHVATDPRYLQRRSLVSVRDLLDHALDPLDEQAGNDDAPLRVETELRENAERLLASARALDREIGAALEATASDFYEKWPGERAGVLSTARRQTRFLSYPELRSSLASDGLDLRKLKTAPAGMSVYLCLPAGRMGTCNKWFRLFINMMLEAMEREPIKPAVPVLTILEEFHVLGHLQQIEVASGLIAGFGVKLLIVLQDLTQLKRHYKESWETFLGNAGVQVFFGNVDLTTLDYIRQRCGQTSLIVERGNEVSIDQRVQGGSRGASWSVEVRDLLTADEAARLFAREDPQQRALLLCAGRPPAVIQRVKYDRYERFEGLYEPEE from the coding sequence ATGAGCTGGTTCATACGCAGGCGCTCCCCGCTGGAGCGACTCGCCCTCGGCGGACGCAATCAGGCTGAAACGGAGGCTCTCAGCGCCGCCCTGCCACGCGGGGTGACCGGCCGCAGCGAGCGCGATCAACGCCTACCCCAAGCACAGTGGGCCGATCCGGAAAAGCTCGCACAGGATGCGCGGTTTCAGTTCACGCCAGAGGCGCCCTTTTTGGGGGTGACCGGGGCGCAGATCGCATCCCTGGATTCTACGACTGTCGATCCGCTCTATGCGGCCGGGGGACAGGCTATCGGGGTAAGAGATGACCGCCACATGGTGCTATGCGCCGGCTCCCGCGCGGGAAAGGGGCGCAGCGTCCTGATTCCGACCCTGCTCACCTACCGGGGATCGGTCCTCACGCTCGACCCCAAAGGCGAGCTTGCCAATATCACAGCGGCAAGAAGAACCACGATGGGACAGGACGTGTGCGTGCTCGACCCGTTTGGCGTGACAGCAGCAAGACTGCGGCCTCTTCGCACAGGGTTCAACCCAATGGCGGGATTGTCGATCAACAGCGAAAGCCTGGTCGTCGATGCCGGGCTGATCGCCGATGCGCTGGTCACGACAGGTGAAGGAAAAGATCCGCACTGGGATGACAGCGCGCGCAACTTCATAGAAGGCCTCGTGCTCCACGTCGCGACCGATCCGCGTTACCTGCAGCGGCGCTCCCTTGTGAGCGTGCGCGATCTGCTCGACCACGCGCTTGATCCGCTGGACGAGCAGGCCGGAAACGACGACGCGCCGCTGCGCGTCGAGACCGAGCTCCGGGAAAACGCCGAGCGCCTGCTAGCCAGTGCGCGGGCACTTGACCGAGAAATCGGGGCCGCCCTGGAAGCCACGGCATCGGACTTCTACGAGAAATGGCCGGGCGAGCGCGCAGGTGTGCTTTCAACCGCGCGGCGCCAGACGCGTTTTCTGTCCTACCCGGAGCTGCGCTCTTCCCTAGCTAGCGACGGTCTTGATCTTCGAAAGCTTAAGACTGCTCCGGCCGGGATGAGCGTCTATCTGTGTCTTCCGGCAGGGCGCATGGGGACCTGCAACAAATGGTTCCGCCTCTTCATCAACATGATGTTAGAGGCGATGGAACGCGAGCCCATCAAGCCCGCGGTCCCGGTACTCACGATCCTGGAAGAGTTCCACGTGCTCGGGCACTTACAGCAGATCGAGGTCGCGAGCGGACTGATCGCTGGATTCGGGGTGAAGCTACTGATCGTCCTGCAGGACCTGACTCAGCTCAAACGCCACTACAAGGAAAGCTGGGAGACGTTCCTAGGTAATGCCGGTGTGCAGGTCTTCTTCGGGAATGTGGACCTGACAACGCTTGATTACATCCGTCAGCGCTGCGGACAAACCTCGCTGATCGTTGAGCGCGGGAACGAGGTCAGCATCGATCAGCGTGTCCAGGGCGGATCGCGAGGGGCGAGCTGGTCTGTCGAGGTGCGCGACCTGCTCACCGCTGACGAGGCTGCACGGCTGTTTGCCCGCGAGGACCCGCAACAACGCGCCCTGCTGCTTTGCGCCGGGCGGCCCCCAGCGGTGATCCAGCGCGTCAAGTACGACCGGTACGAGCGCTTTGAGGGGCTCTACGAGCCAGAAGAGTAA
- a CDS encoding AAA family ATPase encodes MSKKDDRRAREARALYDAMARYGLAGTGPPREKAAAIRPMEELLHIKELVKLPQPQRPAAKKHPAAPQAQTRRTAKSNTPPGDALAELNAMIGLAAVKERVHLKAAQVENIQARKAHGLPVPVSSHHMVFTGNPGTGKTTVARIVARIFAELGLLEKGHLVETDRAGLVAPYVGQTEEKVCKVLAKARGGVLFIDEAYALAKGHGGESDFGQDAINTILKAMEDQRDRLVVIFAGYGDEMEAFLDSNPGLRSRCQTFIAFPDYYPIELGLIFEKLCKENEFICTPDVTAKVLTLFKAMHAQRGKGFGNGRAARTVFETAWARQALRLSGSRHSADVLKRLEAQDIPELSEVAGA; translated from the coding sequence ATGAGCAAGAAAGACGACAGACGTGCACGCGAAGCGAGAGCGCTCTACGACGCCATGGCACGCTACGGGCTCGCAGGGACCGGACCGCCGCGCGAGAAAGCAGCCGCGATCCGGCCCATGGAGGAGCTTTTGCACATCAAGGAGCTGGTAAAACTGCCGCAGCCACAAAGACCAGCAGCAAAGAAACATCCGGCCGCGCCGCAAGCGCAAACGAGACGCACAGCGAAGTCGAACACACCGCCCGGTGATGCGCTCGCAGAGCTGAACGCAATGATCGGGCTTGCCGCCGTCAAAGAGCGCGTACATCTCAAAGCCGCACAGGTGGAGAACATCCAGGCTAGAAAGGCGCATGGATTGCCGGTGCCGGTGAGCTCACACCATATGGTGTTCACAGGCAATCCCGGAACCGGGAAGACGACGGTGGCCCGGATCGTGGCACGGATCTTTGCCGAGCTGGGACTCCTCGAAAAAGGCCATCTCGTGGAAACCGACCGCGCCGGGCTCGTCGCGCCTTATGTCGGGCAGACGGAGGAGAAGGTGTGCAAGGTATTGGCCAAAGCGCGCGGCGGAGTCCTTTTCATTGATGAAGCCTACGCGCTCGCCAAAGGTCATGGCGGAGAGAGCGACTTCGGGCAGGACGCTATCAACACAATCCTCAAAGCGATGGAGGATCAACGGGACCGCCTTGTTGTAATTTTTGCTGGCTACGGCGATGAGATGGAAGCGTTCCTCGATAGTAATCCGGGGCTGCGCTCGCGCTGCCAGACCTTCATCGCGTTCCCGGATTACTACCCGATAGAACTCGGATTGATCTTCGAGAAGCTATGCAAGGAGAACGAATTCATATGCACGCCTGACGTGACCGCGAAAGTACTCACGCTCTTCAAGGCCATGCATGCCCAGCGGGGAAAGGGATTCGGAAATGGCCGTGCTGCGAGGACCGTGTTTGAGACCGCGTGGGCCCGGCAGGCGCTCAGGCTCAGCGGAAGCCGTCACAGCGCGGACGTCCTGAAGCGTCTTGAGGCGCAGGACATCCCGGAACTTAGCGAAGTGGCGGGCGCCTAG
- a CDS encoding relaxase/mobilization nuclease domain-containing protein has protein sequence MIPFASQRGVGQDLATHLLNVHDNEELEFVGVRGAIARDLHGAFAEWEAQAHALTKCRNYLYSMSVNPDPNQDPLNRAQYMDYITRAEEKLGLSDQPRAVVFHRKHGREHCHVVWSRIDAEKGKAIHIAFDHQKLMMVTKEFAREHNLILPEGYEKKPQESRQLSLYEKVQQDETGITQAQRISDITSAWQGSDSVNAFLRALDDRGYILARGKRPYVVVDIYGHVNALSKLIDDRQVRTKHIREFLNKEITDGMLPTVEEAKEMAARQLKEFGDHQRAEDAYLRRKELERKQSRRRERLDGLKQSLEHRQRRERAVLSERHLAERRTIRQAYRAEIKRVRQERYQRRPRGLADFLGKVTGINVVRQKLHDHQDRKRRRQFAQVMQIKREAHRDEQVRLTQRHGLQTLDLDRQFRALAQVQARERKTMEIAIRKDGRIDRRAGKARVPEVYYEGPVPVVGGEHGTLEKSFDRALARLGPKTPEFDLKEEFGRAAGSEREQTERESEEGPSKESPGRTRLRRQRAPRRRGKSKDLDKER, from the coding sequence ATGATTCCGTTTGCCAGCCAGCGAGGCGTCGGCCAGGATTTGGCAACCCATCTGCTCAATGTTCACGACAACGAGGAGCTGGAATTTGTTGGTGTGCGCGGCGCGATTGCGCGCGATCTTCATGGCGCGTTTGCCGAATGGGAAGCGCAGGCACACGCCCTCACAAAATGTCGCAATTACCTCTACTCGATGTCGGTCAATCCGGACCCCAATCAGGACCCGTTGAACCGCGCGCAATACATGGACTACATCACCCGCGCGGAAGAGAAATTGGGGCTCTCGGATCAGCCGCGCGCGGTCGTGTTTCATCGCAAGCACGGGCGCGAGCATTGTCATGTCGTGTGGTCGCGTATTGATGCCGAAAAAGGCAAAGCTATTCACATCGCCTTTGACCATCAAAAACTCATGATGGTCACGAAGGAATTTGCCCGTGAACACAATCTCATCCTGCCAGAAGGCTACGAGAAAAAGCCTCAAGAAAGTCGTCAGCTCTCGCTCTACGAAAAGGTCCAGCAGGACGAGACAGGAATAACACAGGCGCAGCGCATTTCCGATATCACTAGCGCGTGGCAGGGCAGCGATAGCGTGAACGCATTTTTACGTGCGCTCGATGACCGGGGTTACATCCTGGCGCGTGGAAAAAGGCCCTATGTCGTCGTCGATATCTATGGTCATGTGAACGCGCTCTCCAAGCTGATCGATGATCGCCAGGTACGCACCAAGCACATTCGCGAATTCCTGAACAAGGAAATCACGGACGGGATGTTGCCGACCGTCGAAGAAGCCAAAGAAATGGCGGCACGACAGCTCAAAGAATTTGGAGACCATCAGCGGGCTGAAGATGCGTATCTGCGGCGCAAGGAGCTTGAGCGAAAGCAATCACGTCGCCGCGAAAGACTCGATGGCCTAAAGCAATCCCTGGAGCACCGTCAGCGACGAGAACGCGCGGTGCTTTCCGAACGCCATCTCGCTGAACGAAGAACTATTCGTCAGGCCTACCGCGCCGAGATCAAGCGCGTCAGGCAGGAGCGCTATCAGCGCAGACCTCGTGGCCTAGCAGACTTCTTGGGGAAGGTCACGGGGATCAACGTTGTCCGGCAGAAACTACACGATCACCAGGACCGCAAACGTCGGCGTCAGTTTGCCCAAGTCATGCAGATCAAGCGCGAGGCCCATCGGGATGAACAGGTACGGCTAACGCAGCGCCATGGGCTCCAAACACTCGATCTTGATCGGCAGTTCAGAGCGCTCGCCCAGGTCCAAGCGCGGGAGCGAAAAACCATGGAGATCGCGATCCGCAAAGACGGTCGGATTGATCGGCGCGCCGGTAAGGCGCGTGTGCCCGAGGTCTACTATGAAGGTCCGGTGCCTGTTGTCGGAGGCGAGCATGGAACGCTCGAAAAATCCTTCGATCGAGCGCTTGCCCGATTGGGTCCGAAGACGCCTGAATTTGATCTCAAAGAAGAATTTGGCCGTGCCGCAGGAAGTGAACGAGAACAGACAGAACGTGAGTCGGAAGAAGGACCATCAAAGGAGTCTCCTGGCCGCACCCGTCTGCGGCGGCAGCGTGCGCCCCGCCGTAGGGGAAAGAGCAAAGATCTCGACAAGGAGCGATGA